In Diabrotica undecimpunctata isolate CICGRU chromosome 4, icDiaUnde3, whole genome shotgun sequence, a single genomic region encodes these proteins:
- the mrj gene encoding dnaJ homolog subfamily B member 6-B isoform X1, which produces MVDYYRVLEVPKTATTSEIKKAYRKLALKWHPDKNPDNMDEATKKFKEISEAYEVLSDDSKRKIYDSRSSRTTSSKTRSYRRDFDFNPFSQRYFEKKRRVYDEYGKDGLLNGNSRSRSRHEDDFDFGGFGFFTFRDPEDVFREFFGATVFDLLDPHARDRRRHNRHSHPQNALSSTSLFSPFGLQIGGNFMDDFFAPGPHTGGFTSFSSINTSFGGAPSNANVKRTSTSTRFVNGKKITTKKIYENGKETVLSYENDVLKSKTVNGVSQSITYS; this is translated from the exons ATACAGAAAATTGGCGTTAAAATGGCATCCCGACAAAAACCCGGACAACATGGACGAAGCAACaaaaaaattcaaagaaatatcAGAAGCATACGAAGTTTTATCAGACG ATTCTAAAAGAAAGATTTATGACAGTCGAAGCAGCCGAACTACCTCGTCAAAAACAAGATCCTACAGAAGAGATTTCGATTTCAATCCTTTCTCACAGagatattttg AGAAAAAGAGACGTGTTTATGATGAATATGGCAAAGACGGTTTACTGAATGGCAACAGTCGCAGCAGAAGTAGACATGAAGACGATTTTGACTTTGGCGGATTTGGATTCTTTACCTTCAGAGACCCAGAGGATGTTTTCAGAGAATTTTTCGGTGCCACAGTTTTCGATCTTCTAG ATCCACACGCCAGAGATAGAAGACGTCACAACAGGCACTCCCACCCGCAAAATGCTTTGAGCAGCACATCCCTTTTCAGTCCCTTCGGTCTACAAATCGGCGGTAATTTCATGGACGATTTCTTTGCACCAGGGCCGCATACGGGAGGCTTTACTTCTTTTAGTTCAATAAATACCTCGTTCGGTGGTGCTCCTAGTAATGCAAACGTCAAGAGGACCTCCACTTCTACAAGGTTCGTCAATGGAAAGAAGATTACTACGAAAAA GATTTATGAAAACGGAAAAGAAACTGTGCTGTCTTACGAAAACGATGTGCTAAAATCAAAGACTGTGAATGGGGTGTCACAAAGTATAACTTACAGTTAA
- the mrj gene encoding dnaJ homolog subfamily B member 6-B isoform X2 produces MVDYYRVLEVPKTATTSEIKKAYRKLALKWHPDKNPDNMDEATKKFKEISEAYEVLSDEKKRRVYDEYGKDGLLNGNSRSRSRHEDDFDFGGFGFFTFRDPEDVFREFFGATVFDLLDPHARDRRRHNRHSHPQNALSSTSLFSPFGLQIGGNFMDDFFAPGPHTGGFTSFSSINTSFGGAPSNANVKRTSTSTRFVNGKKITTKKIYENGKETVLSYENDVLKSKTVNGVSQSITYS; encoded by the exons ATACAGAAAATTGGCGTTAAAATGGCATCCCGACAAAAACCCGGACAACATGGACGAAGCAACaaaaaaattcaaagaaatatcAGAAGCATACGAAGTTTTATCAGACG AGAAAAAGAGACGTGTTTATGATGAATATGGCAAAGACGGTTTACTGAATGGCAACAGTCGCAGCAGAAGTAGACATGAAGACGATTTTGACTTTGGCGGATTTGGATTCTTTACCTTCAGAGACCCAGAGGATGTTTTCAGAGAATTTTTCGGTGCCACAGTTTTCGATCTTCTAG ATCCACACGCCAGAGATAGAAGACGTCACAACAGGCACTCCCACCCGCAAAATGCTTTGAGCAGCACATCCCTTTTCAGTCCCTTCGGTCTACAAATCGGCGGTAATTTCATGGACGATTTCTTTGCACCAGGGCCGCATACGGGAGGCTTTACTTCTTTTAGTTCAATAAATACCTCGTTCGGTGGTGCTCCTAGTAATGCAAACGTCAAGAGGACCTCCACTTCTACAAGGTTCGTCAATGGAAAGAAGATTACTACGAAAAA GATTTATGAAAACGGAAAAGAAACTGTGCTGTCTTACGAAAACGATGTGCTAAAATCAAAGACTGTGAATGGGGTGTCACAAAGTATAACTTACAGTTAA